One part of the Moorena sp. SIOASIH genome encodes these proteins:
- a CDS encoding class I SAM-dependent methyltransferase, translating to MSNIKKGLKHLYWEFYKTLPMRYLRTAQFRSHRPLEEGKLRGTPIVRYYWDRYLDQHLGDIRGRGLEIGTTATIRRFGGQALTQADAIDVSAHSPEVTVVADLSRADDVSANTYDCFVNQFTMHIIYDVEAALYHSLRILKPGGVLLINFSCVDYYFPDGLDMGTGKPLFLYHWFTPIGVENLLRRVGVTQADYSSEVYGNLFARIAYQMNMPAEELTNDELQHQDVHYPVLICVRVVKPTQWQGKPPEYREPWHPQGKTAVWNRVQGERV from the coding sequence ATGTCTAACATCAAAAAAGGCTTGAAACACCTTTATTGGGAATTCTATAAGACTTTACCGATGCGCTATCTGCGTACAGCTCAATTTCGCAGCCATCGTCCACTGGAGGAGGGCAAATTGCGCGGTACACCAATTGTGCGCTACTACTGGGATCGATATCTTGATCAACATCTTGGGGACATTCGGGGGCGAGGGCTAGAGATCGGAACCACCGCCACCATTCGACGCTTTGGTGGTCAAGCTTTAACACAGGCTGATGCGATAGATGTCTCGGCACACAGTCCGGAAGTGACAGTTGTTGCGGATTTAAGCCGCGCCGACGATGTTAGTGCCAACACCTACGATTGCTTTGTTAATCAGTTTACTATGCACATTATCTATGATGTGGAAGCGGCACTCTATCACTCCCTGCGCATCTTAAAGCCAGGTGGCGTGTTACTGATTAACTTTTCCTGTGTAGACTATTATTTTCCCGACGGTTTAGATATGGGAACGGGGAAACCACTGTTTTTGTACCACTGGTTTACACCTATCGGTGTTGAAAATTTATTGCGCCGAGTTGGGGTTACACAGGCAGATTATAGCTCGGAAGTCTATGGTAATTTGTTTGCGCGCATTGCCTATCAGATGAATATGCCTGCGGAAGAACTCACTAACGATGAATTGCAACATCAAGATGTTCACTATCCCGTGCTTATCTGTGTGCGTGTGGTCAAACCTACCCAGTGGCAAGGTAAACCACCAGAATATCGAGAGCCTTGGCACCCGCAGGGTAAAACTGCCGTCTGGAATCGGGTTCAAGGCGAGCGTGTATGA
- a CDS encoding methyltransferase domain-containing protein: MMPRLTFIGSHSGRNIMEVAAIHSFIATAIKKTFQWYQQVTVQPVRWGNLRRLTPISRIFGLDRGMPIDRYYIEAFLQTHAEDILGSVLEIGEAVYTRQFGCDRVTQIHVLHAQAGNPQATVVGDLATGQGLPTEAFDCMILTQTLLVIYDVHSAIANCYAALKPGGVLLATFPGISQISRYDMDRWGDYWRFTDASARRLFGDVFGHDQVRVNTYGNVLSACAFLQGLATQELKAQELDYHDPDYQLLITVRAVK, encoded by the coding sequence ATGATGCCTAGATTAACATTTATAGGTTCGCATTCTGGACGAAATATTATGGAGGTAGCAGCAATTCATTCCTTTATAGCAACAGCCATCAAGAAAACGTTCCAGTGGTATCAACAGGTGACAGTCCAACCTGTCCGGTGGGGCAATTTGCGGCGCTTGACGCCCATCAGCCGCATTTTTGGGTTGGATCGAGGGATGCCCATTGATAGATACTATATTGAAGCATTTCTGCAAACCCATGCTGAGGATATTCTTGGCTCCGTCTTGGAAATTGGGGAGGCTGTCTACACTCGTCAATTTGGTTGCGATCGCGTAACACAAATTCATGTCTTACACGCCCAAGCTGGTAATCCTCAAGCCACGGTTGTGGGGGACTTAGCCACCGGGCAAGGGTTGCCCACAGAAGCGTTTGATTGCATGATTCTGACCCAGACCCTGCTTGTGATTTATGATGTGCACAGTGCGATCGCTAATTGTTATGCTGCCCTTAAGCCAGGTGGAGTGTTGTTGGCTACCTTTCCGGGCATTAGTCAAATCAGTCGCTATGACATGGATCGTTGGGGCGATTACTGGCGTTTTACTGATGCATCAGCACGGCGACTCTTTGGTGATGTCTTTGGTCACGACCAGGTAAGGGTCAACACCTATGGCAATGTGTTGAGTGCATGTGCCTTTTTGCAGGGTTTGGCAACGCAAGAACTTAAGGCACAAGAACTCGATTATCACGATCCTGATTATCAACTTTTGATTACAGTGCGGGCAGTGAAGTGA
- a CDS encoding polysaccharide deacetylase family protein → MKRVINFGMGRIHSASRWLRKKMSNTALILLYHRVADAPADPQLLCVSPSHFAEHLEVLRKYAHPISLQQLTDALRVGHIPPRAVVITFDDGYVDNITNAKPLLAQADVPATVFVTTDYIGQMREFWWDELERLLLQPNTLPQKLSLKVAGELQEWALGKATTYSKEEHERYRSWSVLEPTDPTPRHTIYRGLHRQLLGLSGQEIAASLQTLQQQSGQGTKARPTHRPMKPEEIVQLAEGGLVEVGAHTITHPNLATLPIAAQLTEIERSKTELETILGRSLSSFSYPFGTQASYTPKTVALVREIGFSCACANFPDVVWKRCDRYQLPRIVVRDWNGDEFAERLRGLLT, encoded by the coding sequence ATGAAAAGAGTTATCAACTTTGGGATGGGACGAATCCATAGCGCAAGCCGCTGGCTGAGGAAAAAAATGTCTAACACGGCACTGATTTTGCTCTACCATCGGGTGGCGGATGCACCAGCAGATCCGCAGTTGTTGTGCGTGTCACCAAGCCATTTCGCCGAACACCTGGAAGTGTTGCGGAAATACGCCCATCCCATCAGCCTTCAACAGCTTACTGATGCACTGCGGGTAGGTCATATTCCCCCTAGGGCAGTGGTCATTACCTTTGACGATGGCTATGTCGATAATATCACCAATGCCAAACCCTTGTTAGCACAGGCAGATGTGCCAGCAACGGTCTTTGTGACAACCGATTACATCGGGCAAATGCGTGAATTTTGGTGGGATGAACTGGAGCGACTGTTGTTACAACCGAACACACTTCCCCAAAAACTCTCCCTTAAAGTCGCAGGGGAACTTCAGGAGTGGGCATTGGGAAAAGCAACTACCTATAGCAAAGAGGAACATGAGCGTTATCGGAGTTGGAGCGTTTTGGAACCAACAGATCCAACACCACGCCATACAATCTATCGTGGGCTGCATCGCCAGTTACTTGGGTTGTCGGGGCAAGAAATTGCAGCCAGTTTGCAAACACTACAACAACAGAGCGGTCAAGGGACGAAAGCTCGTCCCACTCATCGACCAATGAAGCCAGAGGAGATCGTTCAATTAGCGGAAGGTGGCTTAGTTGAAGTAGGTGCCCACACCATCACCCATCCAAACCTTGCTACCTTGCCCATTGCTGCCCAGCTTACAGAAATTGAGCGCAGTAAAACAGAGTTAGAAACAATTCTGGGTCGTTCACTGAGCAGTTTTTCCTATCCATTTGGTACCCAAGCAAGTTATACACCCAAAACTGTTGCGTTGGTGCGTGAAATAGGCTTTAGCTGTGCTTGTGCCAACTTCCCAGATGTTGTTTGGAAGCGCTGCGATCGCTATCAGCTCCCCCGTATTGTGGTGCGTGATTGGAATGGTGATGAATTCGCTGAACGATTGCGGGGGCTTTTGACGTAG
- a CDS encoding glycosyltransferase, translating into MQILSINTRDITGGAAQIAWQLHQGYRQRRCQSWLAVSEKQSDDPYTVVIPHLGKISQSMLGAASKIERRHPSPLASALKFLAEPCKHWELRQGHENFHYAGSRDIEKLVPIAPEIIHAHNLHGDYFDLHQLPQLSQRAPLVLTLHDAWLLSGHCAHSLSCDRWQIGCGHCPDLRLYPAIRRDATAFNWQRKAQIYQRSKLYITTPCQWLMNKVEHSMLAPAVVDARVIPNGVDLNIFKPAPKAEVRDRLGLPQDALILLFSAEATRRNPWKDYAMLHDAVGKLSAVVQTRQVFDQSPICFVVLGDDGPTEQIGNVEVRHVGYQSDRTTVANYYQGADLYLHAAKADTFPTSILEALACGVPVVATAVGGIPEQVEEGVTGFIVPQGDSAAMAERILKLIDLEPLRHAMSQNAHQTAKRAFSVQRMVDQYLSWYAHILHHCH; encoded by the coding sequence TTGCAAATCTTAAGCATCAATACCCGTGACATTACAGGAGGCGCAGCACAAATTGCGTGGCAGTTGCATCAAGGCTATCGGCAGCGCCGCTGCCAAAGTTGGCTGGCGGTGAGCGAAAAGCAGAGTGACGATCCCTACACAGTAGTGATACCCCATCTTGGCAAGATCAGTCAATCGATGTTGGGTGCAGCGTCAAAAATTGAAAGGCGGCACCCAAGTCCTTTGGCGAGTGCTTTAAAATTTCTAGCTGAACCGTGTAAGCATTGGGAGTTGAGGCAGGGGCACGAAAATTTTCACTATGCCGGGAGTCGGGATATTGAGAAGTTGGTTCCCATTGCGCCAGAAATCATCCACGCCCACAACCTACATGGTGACTATTTCGACCTGCACCAACTACCCCAACTCAGCCAGCGCGCACCCTTAGTGCTAACCCTCCATGATGCCTGGTTGCTGAGTGGTCATTGCGCCCACTCACTCAGTTGCGACCGTTGGCAAATCGGCTGTGGGCACTGCCCTGATTTGAGGCTCTACCCCGCCATCCGACGGGATGCAACCGCTTTTAATTGGCAACGCAAGGCTCAGATTTATCAGCGAAGCAAACTCTACATTACCACCCCTTGCCAATGGTTAATGAACAAAGTTGAACATTCAATGTTAGCTCCTGCTGTTGTTGATGCAAGAGTCATTCCCAATGGGGTCGATCTCAACATTTTTAAACCAGCTCCCAAAGCAGAAGTGCGTGACCGATTGGGATTGCCACAGGATGCGTTAATCTTGTTGTTCAGCGCGGAAGCAACTCGTCGCAATCCGTGGAAAGATTACGCGATGCTCCATGATGCGGTTGGCAAACTATCGGCGGTCGTCCAAACAAGGCAGGTTTTCGATCAATCCCCAATCTGTTTTGTGGTTTTGGGTGATGACGGCCCGACAGAACAAATAGGAAATGTTGAAGTACGTCACGTTGGTTATCAAAGCGATCGCACCACTGTTGCTAACTACTATCAAGGGGCTGACCTTTATCTACATGCCGCTAAAGCTGACACCTTTCCCACCAGCATTCTCGAAGCACTAGCTTGTGGTGTGCCTGTGGTGGCGACCGCTGTCGGTGGCATTCCCGAACAAGTCGAAGAAGGCGTAACAGGCTTTATCGTCCCTCAAGGCGATAGTGCAGCAATGGCGGAACGCATCCTGAAACTTATCGATTTAGAACCATTACGCCATGCAATGAGCCAAAACGCTCATCAAACTGCCAAACGGGCCTTTTCAGTCCAACGGATGGTAGATCAATACTTAAGTTGGTATGCCCACATCTTGCACCATTGTCATTAA
- the galE gene encoding UDP-glucose 4-epimerase GalE yields MVTKILVTGGAGYIGSHVVLQLSEAGHDVVVYDNCSTGSASAVLHGQLVVGDLADRERLHQLFAQEQFTTVIHLAGSKVAPESVVKPLDYYANNSCNTLTLLRCCQAYGVEQFVFSSTAAVYGEVNHSLAFESLPTVPINPYGRSKLINEWMIRDYAAASGLRYLILRYFNVAGADPFGRIGEGNSQGSHLIKVACDAAKGRRECLKIFGTDFPTPDGTAVRDYIHVWDLATAHLDALQYLEQGGQSEVLNCGYGRGYSVREVVKKMKEISGVDFPVVEVNRRKGDPASVVASVERIREVLGWMPNYDDLGMIVKTTWEWHKHW; encoded by the coding sequence ATGGTAACTAAAATTTTAGTAACTGGTGGGGCTGGTTATATTGGTTCCCATGTAGTGCTTCAATTATCAGAAGCTGGTCACGATGTTGTGGTTTACGATAACTGTTCTACTGGTTCAGCGTCCGCTGTGCTCCATGGGCAGTTAGTCGTTGGAGATTTAGCAGATAGGGAGCGACTCCATCAACTATTTGCCCAGGAACAATTTACTACAGTCATACATCTGGCTGGAAGTAAGGTAGCTCCGGAGTCGGTGGTCAAGCCTTTAGATTATTACGCTAACAATAGCTGCAATACTTTAACTCTGCTGAGGTGCTGTCAGGCGTATGGGGTGGAGCAGTTTGTCTTTTCTAGTACCGCAGCAGTTTATGGGGAAGTAAATCATAGTCTGGCATTTGAGTCTTTACCCACAGTACCGATTAATCCCTATGGTCGCTCGAAGTTGATCAATGAGTGGATGATTCGGGATTATGCTGCTGCATCGGGGTTAAGGTATTTGATTTTGCGTTACTTCAATGTAGCGGGTGCTGACCCCTTTGGGAGAATTGGCGAGGGTAATTCCCAAGGGAGTCATTTAATTAAGGTCGCTTGTGATGCTGCAAAGGGCAGGCGGGAATGCTTGAAGATTTTTGGTACTGATTTTCCTACTCCTGATGGGACAGCGGTGAGAGATTATATTCATGTTTGGGATCTAGCCACTGCTCATCTAGATGCGTTGCAGTATTTGGAGCAAGGTGGGCAGAGTGAGGTTCTCAATTGTGGTTATGGGCGCGGGTATAGCGTGCGGGAAGTGGTGAAGAAGATGAAGGAGATTTCTGGGGTGGATTTTCCCGTAGTTGAGGTGAACAGGAGGAAGGGAGATCCGGCAAGTGTTGTGGCAAGTGTGGAGAGGATTCGGGAGGTTTTGGGATGGATGCCGAATTATGACGACTTAGGGATGATTGTGAAAACGACTTGGGAGTGGCACAAGCATTGGTGA
- a CDS encoding acylneuraminate cytidylyltransferase family protein, whose amino-acid sequence MNYFNTDPKIIALLPMKANSERVKGKNFKPLNSKPLFKLILNALIELNEVSKVIINTDARSILAEHGLVDSDRVQIRVRKPELCGDFVSMNRILADDIANEPADIYLMTHTTNPLLSATTIRKALQQFLEARATGTADSLFTVNRFQTRFYRQDGSAINHNPNNLIRTQDLEPWYEENSNLYIFTPLSFAATQARIGKQPMMFETPPLESIDIDDKVDWQMAEAVAQYLYPSSVVQAA is encoded by the coding sequence ATGAATTATTTTAATACTGATCCGAAAATTATTGCTCTCTTGCCAATGAAAGCTAACAGCGAGCGAGTCAAGGGTAAAAATTTTAAGCCATTGAATAGTAAACCTTTATTCAAGTTGATTTTAAATGCACTTATTGAGCTAAACGAAGTCTCAAAAGTGATTATAAATACAGATGCTCGCTCTATTCTGGCAGAACACGGATTGGTCGATTCAGATCGAGTTCAGATTCGCGTACGCAAACCAGAATTGTGTGGTGATTTCGTCAGCATGAACCGGATTCTGGCAGATGACATAGCAAATGAACCTGCCGATATTTACTTGATGACCCACACTACAAATCCCCTCCTCAGTGCCACAACAATTCGCAAGGCACTTCAGCAGTTTCTGGAGGCTAGGGCTACGGGAACTGCTGATTCGCTATTTACAGTTAATCGCTTCCAAACTCGCTTCTACCGTCAAGATGGTTCTGCCATTAACCACAATCCCAATAACCTAATTAGAACTCAGGACTTGGAACCCTGGTACGAAGAAAATTCTAATCTCTACATTTTTACACCTTTAAGCTTCGCTGCCACTCAAGCCAGGATTGGCAAGCAACCTATGATGTTTGAAACTCCTCCCTTAGAGTCGATTGATATTGACGATAAAGTGGACTGGCAAATGGCTGAAGCAGTTGCCCAGTATCTCTATCCTTCTTCTGTTGTACAAGCGGCATGA
- a CDS encoding phosphoglycerate dehydrogenase gives MKVLITCPPMLGLMDEFKPLFAAKAIEVDCPPVVQTLSVEELKSLIPQYDGWIIGDDPATREVFENGKSGKLKAAVKWGVGVDNVDFTAANDNGILVANTPRMFGAEVADIAMGYVIALARQTFMIDRAVRAGTWLKPAGISLGDKTVALVGFGDIGRNTAKRLLAADMRVIAYDPYFQAVEGLEAVQPATWPARLEEADLIVLTCALTSENHHMLNSETFAKAKPGVRVINVARGALIDEAALVEALSSGQVHSAALDVFEMEPLPEASGLRPFEQCIFGSHNASNTVDAVRRASYQAMHLLFDFLGCA, from the coding sequence ATGAAAGTATTAATTACCTGTCCACCCATGTTAGGTTTGATGGATGAATTCAAACCACTGTTTGCAGCAAAAGCCATTGAAGTTGATTGTCCTCCAGTAGTGCAAACCCTATCCGTGGAAGAACTAAAGTCCCTCATTCCTCAGTATGACGGTTGGATTATTGGCGACGATCCTGCCACTCGCGAAGTGTTTGAGAACGGGAAATCTGGGAAGCTAAAAGCAGCAGTAAAGTGGGGTGTTGGGGTTGATAATGTGGACTTTACAGCAGCGAATGATAATGGTATCTTAGTAGCAAATACCCCTCGTATGTTTGGTGCAGAAGTAGCCGATATTGCCATGGGCTATGTAATTGCCCTAGCACGACAGACTTTCATGATTGACCGAGCCGTTAGAGCAGGAACATGGCTAAAACCAGCAGGCATTTCTCTAGGGGATAAGACGGTTGCTTTAGTTGGGTTTGGGGATATTGGGCGCAATACGGCGAAGCGGCTGTTAGCAGCTGACATGCGGGTAATTGCTTACGATCCTTATTTCCAAGCAGTGGAGGGATTAGAAGCAGTACAACCTGCTACTTGGCCCGCACGCTTGGAAGAAGCCGACTTGATTGTGCTGACCTGTGCGTTAACTAGTGAAAATCATCATATGCTGAATTCAGAAACATTTGCTAAGGCAAAGCCAGGGGTACGGGTGATCAATGTTGCCCGAGGTGCATTGATTGATGAAGCAGCATTGGTGGAGGCATTGTCCTCTGGACAGGTGCATTCGGCAGCCTTAGATGTTTTTGAAATGGAACCATTACCGGAAGCCTCTGGGCTACGGCCTTTTGAACAGTGTATTTTTGGCTCCCATAATGCTTCTAATACGGTGGATGCTGTGCGTCGTGCTAGTTATCAAGCAATGCATTTGCTATTTGATTTTCTTGGATGTGCCTAG
- a CDS encoding SDR family oxidoreductase — MKSALITGAAGGIGQALCQVFKEANHFVIGLDVVSAAASCDVMIVGNLQKMCSDAAYCSEIVEQVRSHLQSRGLTTLINNAAVQILKPTNQLTVEDWHQTLDVNLVAPFVLTQALLPELEQAVGSVVNIASIHASLTKPGFVCYATSKAALVGLTKSMAVDLRERVRVNAICPAAVATPMLMAGFEGKKEEFENLSQMHPLGRIAQPAEIAKVALFLSLPEASFITGATLSVDGGIGGRLHDPI; from the coding sequence GTGAAAAGTGCTTTAATTACTGGAGCTGCGGGTGGCATTGGGCAAGCTTTGTGCCAGGTTTTTAAAGAAGCTAATCACTTTGTGATTGGTCTTGATGTAGTTTCAGCGGCTGCATCCTGCGATGTTATGATTGTCGGCAATTTGCAGAAAATGTGCAGTGATGCAGCTTATTGTTCAGAAATTGTTGAGCAAGTGCGATCGCACTTGCAAAGCAGAGGTTTGACTACCTTAATTAACAATGCAGCAGTGCAAATCCTCAAGCCCACAAACCAACTCACAGTAGAAGATTGGCATCAGACACTAGATGTTAATTTGGTAGCTCCTTTTGTGTTAACTCAGGCATTGCTGCCAGAGTTGGAACAAGCGGTCGGCTCAGTAGTAAATATTGCCAGTATTCACGCCAGCCTTACCAAGCCTGGGTTTGTGTGTTATGCAACCAGTAAGGCAGCTTTGGTGGGTTTAACCAAAAGTATGGCAGTGGATCTTAGGGAAAGAGTCCGGGTAAACGCGATTTGTCCAGCAGCAGTAGCGACACCAATGTTAATGGCTGGGTTTGAAGGGAAGAAAGAAGAGTTTGAGAATTTGTCTCAAATGCATCCTCTAGGACGGATTGCACAACCAGCAGAAATAGCAAAAGTGGCATTGTTTCTATCTTTGCCTGAAGCAAGTTTCATAACCGGTGCAACTTTAAGCGTTGATGGTGGCATTGGAGGACGTTTACACGATCCTATATAG
- a CDS encoding NAD(P)-dependent oxidoreductase, producing MNTNLTFLGLGVMGGYMAANLARSDYSTSNYPTIAWNRTPDRPGVKIAADAGAKVVSSIREAVESADIIFSCLGDVPDVEAVMLGAEGVAEYAKPGTLIVDFTTIGPNAAQEISGELKKHNLRFLDAPVSGGDIGAKNGTLTIMLGGEQTDFEECKPLLEILGKTIRLCGPVGSGQAVKLCNQVLCSVHMVALCEAMKLAEHQGIDPNLVIEVCSTGAAGSWALSNLGQQVAESDFEPGFMIKHMVKDLRLVLESLQSSSLDLAGVELADRLFKVVQQLDSGTGGEQGTQAMIRAYGELRS from the coding sequence ATGAACACCAATCTTACCTTTCTTGGTCTCGGCGTTATGGGTGGATATATGGCAGCCAATCTTGCCCGTAGTGATTACTCCACCAGTAATTACCCCACTATCGCTTGGAATCGCACCCCCGATCGTCCAGGAGTCAAGATTGCTGCTGATGCTGGAGCCAAGGTAGTTTCATCCATCCGCGAAGCTGTCGAGTCAGCTGACATAATTTTTTCTTGCTTGGGGGATGTCCCAGATGTGGAAGCGGTTATGCTGGGAGCTGAGGGAGTGGCTGAGTATGCCAAACCCGGTACCCTAATTGTGGATTTCACCACCATTGGACCAAATGCAGCCCAGGAAATCAGTGGGGAACTAAAGAAGCACAACCTACGTTTTCTGGATGCACCAGTTTCCGGTGGGGATATCGGAGCCAAAAATGGTACCCTAACCATTATGCTTGGAGGCGAGCAGACGGACTTCGAGGAGTGTAAACCCCTACTGGAAATTCTTGGCAAAACCATTCGCCTGTGCGGTCCGGTGGGCAGCGGTCAAGCAGTTAAACTGTGCAACCAGGTGCTTTGTTCTGTCCATATGGTAGCGCTATGCGAGGCAATGAAGTTGGCAGAACATCAAGGAATTGACCCTAATTTAGTTATTGAAGTTTGTAGCACAGGTGCGGCTGGGTCATGGGCGTTATCCAACTTAGGGCAACAAGTGGCTGAGTCTGACTTTGAGCCTGGTTTCATGATTAAGCACATGGTCAAAGACCTCAGGCTTGTACTCGAAAGCCTCCAGTCTTCTAGTCTGGATTTAGCTGGAGTGGAATTAGCTGACCGTCTTTTCAAAGTTGTTCAACAACTTGACAGTGGTACAGGAGGTGAACAGGGAACTCAAGCCATGATCCGTGCTTACGGTGAACTCAGAAGCTGA
- a CDS encoding response regulator, which produces MTKKILIVDDEPYMRLLIEQTLEDLEDEGVELLTAEDGEDALEQVKSEQPNLVFLDLMMPKMSGFDVCNQIKNVLCMNDVYVIMLTAKGQEFDKQKGKEVGTDMYLTKPFDPDQVLEKSQEILGIALRLASEVRSQKSEVSYD; this is translated from the coding sequence ATGACTAAAAAAATCTTGATCGTTGATGATGAACCTTATATGAGACTACTGATCGAGCAAACCCTGGAAGACCTGGAAGATGAAGGGGTAGAATTACTCACCGCTGAGGATGGTGAAGATGCTCTAGAGCAAGTTAAGTCAGAGCAACCTAATCTGGTATTTCTGGATTTAATGATGCCGAAAATGAGTGGGTTTGATGTCTGTAATCAGATCAAAAATGTTCTGTGTATGAACGATGTTTATGTGATCATGCTAACGGCTAAGGGACAAGAGTTTGATAAACAAAAGGGCAAAGAGGTCGGCACAGATATGTACCTCACTAAACCCTTTGACCCTGATCAAGTCTTGGAAAAATCTCAAGAAATACTTGGTATAGCGCTACGCTTAGCGTCAGAAGTCAGAAGTCAGAAGTCAGAAGTAAGCTATGACTAA
- a CDS encoding Mth938-like domain-containing protein: MNKSQTSLISHISWGRMEVTNNGETYQFKDCKVWPGGAKEWDWRLTGTRHQPGIQPADIEEILAQGIEFLVLSRGMQLMLQTCPETEELLHQRGIEYYIGQTKLAVDLFNSLMQQGKKVGGIFHSTC, translated from the coding sequence ATGAACAAATCTCAGACAAGCCTAATTAGTCATATCTCTTGGGGTCGTATGGAGGTAACCAATAATGGTGAGACTTATCAATTCAAAGATTGTAAAGTATGGCCGGGAGGAGCTAAGGAATGGGATTGGAGACTCACAGGTACTCGCCATCAGCCCGGTATTCAACCCGCCGATATCGAAGAAATTTTGGCTCAGGGCATAGAGTTTCTGGTTTTGTCCCGTGGTATGCAACTAATGCTACAAACCTGTCCAGAAACTGAGGAATTGCTCCATCAAAGAGGAATTGAGTATTATATCGGGCAGACTAAATTAGCTGTAGACCTATTCAACAGTTTGATGCAACAAGGTAAAAAAGTCGGAGGTATATTTCATTCGACTTGTTAA
- a CDS encoding calcium-binding protein → MAATLSPGSTAPLFISDFEGAMFFDSPQEGGGVFAVGQEDQTNIFIFGDGNDVAAGGDEVDILMAGAGDDNIQGAGGTDFVFGGLGDDIVRGGLGDDVVVGNEGSDVLISGGGSDIYEFFADQFLEGDLDIILDFEVGSDAIVVVGSTDVSYDAFTGFLSVDGSEVAVLNRGLDIDVFTRTNSAVVF, encoded by the coding sequence ATGGCAGCAACATTAAGTCCAGGTAGCACAGCTCCGCTATTTATAAGCGACTTTGAGGGTGCAATGTTTTTTGATAGCCCTCAAGAGGGTGGAGGTGTATTCGCCGTAGGACAAGAAGATCAAACTAACATTTTTATTTTTGGCGACGGTAATGATGTAGCAGCTGGCGGCGATGAAGTAGATATACTCATGGCTGGAGCAGGAGACGATAACATCCAGGGTGCTGGAGGAACTGACTTTGTCTTCGGCGGTCTCGGAGATGATATTGTTCGAGGCGGCTTAGGAGATGATGTTGTTGTTGGCAATGAAGGATCCGATGTTCTGATCAGTGGCGGCGGCAGCGATATCTACGAGTTTTTCGCAGATCAGTTCTTAGAAGGAGACTTGGATATTATCCTCGACTTCGAAGTAGGAAGTGATGCGATAGTAGTTGTAGGCAGCACTGATGTAAGTTACGATGCCTTCACCGGCTTTTTATCGGTTGATGGATCGGAAGTTGCAGTATTAAATAGGGGGTTAGATATAGACGTCTTTACCAGAACCAATTCCGCTGTAGTGTTCTAA
- a CDS encoding Crp/Fnr family transcriptional regulator — MNLLKPESLPPALSQGVIFQNLVAEQKLFYQGNSASSFFVVETGRFKIVHYTQSGKMVTLQVVRAGESLAESALFSTVYPYTAIAKVASRVIVYPKQLLLSSLCLYPDLAENFMTILVRHIHSLRVRLEWREIRTAHDRVLQYLHYLAQFRNQTVLSLDQPFKEIAAELGLTPETVSRALMQLEKTGAITRKRRLITLIEN, encoded by the coding sequence ATGAATCTATTGAAACCTGAGAGCCTTCCCCCTGCTCTAAGTCAGGGTGTCATATTCCAGAATCTGGTTGCTGAACAGAAGCTATTCTACCAGGGAAATTCCGCATCGTCTTTTTTTGTAGTGGAAACAGGGCGATTCAAAATTGTTCACTACACTCAATCAGGGAAAATGGTTACACTCCAGGTTGTTAGAGCCGGTGAGAGCTTAGCTGAAAGTGCTCTTTTCTCAACGGTCTATCCTTACACAGCAATTGCTAAGGTAGCTTCACGAGTAATTGTTTATCCCAAGCAACTTCTTTTGTCAAGCCTTTGCCTTTATCCTGACTTGGCCGAGAATTTCATGACCATTTTAGTTAGACACATTCACTCCCTCAGAGTCCGTTTAGAGTGGCGAGAAATTCGGACTGCTCACGACCGGGTACTTCAATATCTACACTACTTAGCTCAGTTCCGTAATCAAACCGTTCTCAGCTTAGACCAACCCTTCAAAGAAATTGCTGCTGAACTAGGTTTGACTCCCGAAACCGTATCACGAGCTTTGATGCAACTGGAGAAAACAGGAGCAATTACTCGTAAGAGGCGTTTGATTACCTTAATTGAAAATTGA